The DNA window TTTGGTCGCGTTGGCGATCGTGATTTTGACGGCGGTTCCCGCTCTTCTGGTGGTCCCTATGTCGGCGTCACGATTAAACTTAACGAACTCTTCAATGGCTTCGGGCAACAACGCATTCCCCCACCCCAAAACCCACCTTCCCAACCCGTCGCCACCGCTTCTCAGGAGCCAATTCAGAGTTCAGAATTCAAAATTCAAAGTTCCCAACCCTCCTCCCCCGAAACCCAAATTGCCACGACTCCCGAAATCCCAATTCAAAATTCCGACCCTTCCCCACCTTCCCCATCTCCCTCCTCTCCCCTCCTTCCCTCTCCTCCCCCCTCACTCCCTACCCCCGAAATTCCCTTCCCTGGCACAATCCCTAGCTCCGCCTCTTTTCTCAATCAGTAGCGATAGCAGGTGTCAGGTGTCAGATAGCAGATAGCCCGCGATAAAGGGTTTCAACAATATAAAAGACTGCTATATCAGCTTTTAGCTTACCTTTCAGCTTTTAGCCTTTACTCAAACCTCCTTCCCCATCCCCCATCCCTTATTCAAACCCATGACCCGCCCCCTCAAATCTCTCCCTCTAACTTTACTTGGCAGTTCTGCCCTCCTGCTCTGTGTCTTAAGCGGTTGGGTCAAACCTGCACAGGCAGAGGGGAGCCGCAACCTCTTTCCCAATGGGGCACCAGGTTCAAGAGCCAGTCTGGAATGGGTCGCAAACACCCGTTACGGACCGACTGCTCCGGTGGATAATTCCCTGTTGCGGCGCACTCTGCTGCAAGTTTATGCCAATGCGGGCGAGTATATTTTGATGGGGTCAACGGCAGTTGGTGTAAACAGTGGCAATGTGGTGATTTTCAATCCTGGTACGGTAACCGGGAGAGTGGGCAATGAGACAATCCCAGGAACACCGAACTACCAGTGTTCCGCCCAAAGAACCGCAACCGGAAACACGAACCAGGGGCGAATTACCAGCCGTACCCAGGAACTGGCGGGACCCGATACGATTACCAATCCCCTGACTGCCACGCGGGGTAATCAGATTGCTTCTGGCTATGTTCCCTGCTTTTACCAGGCTCCCACAAGTGGCATCTACTATGTCGCGTTTTATGGTCCCTCTGGTGGTAACAGTACCGCAGGCGGTGGCCCTACGGCAGAAATTGACATGATCAACGCCAACAATTTCAACGCCACGCAAGCTACGAGTACCTCTGCCTGGGATGTCACTGTTCGTAGCAGCCTGACCTCAACGACAGATATCAACGGACGGCTGTTTGCCGATTATTTGGCTTTATTTACCAACAACAATGGCAGACCTGTTGAATCAGATATTTACATGGTCACAAAGGATGGCTACCGCTATTTCACGGATCTGAATGGGCTGGATGCAAACGGGTGGGTGATGTATGGTAACGATGTTGGATTTTATGACAGCGATGGGCAAACCCCGCTCTACCATGACGTTGTGGGTGATAGTGCGCAACTCACAAATCTTCAAGGGGGGACGAATTTTGCATTGCCAACCCATATCATCTTTTTCAGCAATCCGATGAGTAATGCGGGGGCAACTGAAGCGATCGCTGCCCGTGGCATCCCACTTGTCCCTACTGCTCCAATGGTCAGCAATGCCAGTTTTACGGGGACTTTCTCAGGCAATACCTCGACCCAGAATACGGGAGGCACCTTTCAGTTTAGTAGTAACGTTCCCGGTAGTTACGAAATCGTTTTGAGTCGAGATGGCGTCAACTTTGACCCCACCCATCCAAGTAACCGTAGATTGACAGGACTGATTACCACGGCGGGCATTCAAACTATCGCCTGGGACGGTAGAGATAACAGTAGTGGCTTTTTCCCTGTGGGTTCCAACTATCCCGTTCGGATTACGGTGCGCAATGGTGAGTACCACTTTCCCTTAATTGATGCCGAAAATAGCATCCGTGGTGGTCCCAGCTTTACGTTGCTAAATGCCGTTAATCCGCTGGGGAATACCACTGGTTTTTACGACGATCGCGGCTACCGGACGATCGGTGGCACGATTGTTGGCACTGTGGGAACCGTCCTTTGCGGTGGATCGCCGCCCAATCCGCCGAATAGCAACATGATGAGCGGATTCAATATGACATCTACCCAACGCGCCTTCGGAACCCCAACTGGGGGAAACACGAATGTCTCCTGTACAGGCTCTTTTGGAGATACAAAAGGTTTGGATGTCTGGACCTATATTCCCAGTACTGCCGCTTCCACGTCCGTTAATATTATCCCCAATACACCCGACCCCACGATCGCCAAAAGTCATACAGGCAGCTTTACCCAGGGCGGTACGGGCACCTACACGATTACTGTTACAAATTCGGGAGGGGTGGCAACCAGTGGCACCGTCACTGTGGCAGATACCCTGCCCACTGGACTCACCCCCACTGCCGCCACTGGCACAGGTTGGAGCTGTGCGATCGCAGGACAAACGGTTACCTGCACGCGCTCTGATGCCCTGGCAGCCCTTGTCAGTTATCCCGCAATTACGCTAACGGTTAGTGTCGCTGCCAATGCCCCCACCAGTGTCACTAACACCGCCACGGTTTCAGGTGGAAATGATGGCAACACGGGCAACAACAGCAGCAGTGACCCAACGACCATTACTGCTGCCAGTGCCACTCCCAGAATTCTCCTGGTCAAGCGCATCACTGCGGTCAACGGAGTTAACATCACCACCACGGTGGATGACCCCGGTTCCACTAACGACAATGCGGCAAACTGGCCCACTCCCGTTGATGCAACCTCTGGCATCAGCACCTATCTGCGGGGGGCAACGAACGGCGGCACTATTAAACCTGGAGATGTTTTGGAATATACGATTTACTTTTTGTCCAATGGCGGTTCTCCTGCAACAAATATCAACCTGTGCGACCTGGTGCCAGGGAATAGCACCTTTATTCCTAATTCATTTAGTAGTTCGCCAGAATCGGGAATTAATTTGGCGATCGGTGCCACTTCTACCAACCTGACCAATGTGCCCGATTCGGATGGGGGGCAGTTTTTCAACGTCGGTGCCACCCCTTCCGTTTCCTGTTCTGCTGCCAACACCAACGGGAGCCGTGGTGGTGAATGTGGTCAAAAGCCCCGCAACGTTACCCAACGCCACTGCCCCCGGCACCCCGAATAATTCCTATGGTGCGATTCGGTTTCGTGCCAGGGTGAATTGAGCTGTCAAATATCAGGTGTTAGGGGGCAGGGAGGGGGGTAACATATGCTCTAAAATCTGCTGCCAGTGTTCTGAATCAATGCTGGGTTCAGCAATCAAATCCATAGAGTGTGGACCTGTCGTTGGTCAGCCCAAGATTTGCTCAGACTGATGATTCACAAATTTGGTCTGTCCTGTTCTATTGTAAAGCGTGATCATGACTGGCATAGGATCGACGATCGCTTGCAAGAGCCATTTTTGTTGATTGAATAGCAACAAATATCCAAGTGCAACAACACGTTCGCTAGTGATTAATGTGATGTGCCCAAAGCTGGTTATCCGATGAAACAGTTTGATACATTAGCTCCCAGGAATAATGCAAATTTTCTCCACTTTTGCTTTCATCATATCCATCAGGAGTCCAAACTCCATTCGGGTCATTTACCCAAACACCTGTTTCATCAAAACCTCGGAGTAAAATGACGTGTCCTGATTGCGTCAACTGGGTATGCACTACTACGGGCAGCCCACTTGCAATCCAGGTTTTAATAAAACCCCAATTGCTGTTGTAACTAAAACTATCCTGACATCCATAGGCTTCAACAACTTTGGCTAAATCGAGTGGCGCATGACGATCTAAATTATGGTGATCGCAGTAAGCATCAAGTTCATCGGGATAGCGCATTTGGGGATGTTGTTGAGGAACACCTAAATAGGCTAAATCCATTGCGATCGCCGTTACATTGCACGATCCCCCTGGTGCTTCCTGGTTGTCATTTTGGTCGTAGTAATCATAGTGGGGGATGGGTAAATTAACCGATGTTGGGAGCAGGTTCAAGGGTTTTCCATCTTGCAGAATTTCAACATGGGGTCTAAATACATACCAGGTGTTATGTCCCTGGTAAGCAAGCTGTTTTCCTTGAGCGTCCACACCCAGTGAAACTTTAATGTGGCTGCCAACAACTTCATAACTGGAGATGGGTAATATTGTCCCCGCAGAAATGGCTTGCTTTTGGTTCTCTGGCAGCGTTGCACTCTGGGCTGTGCTTAGTTTAAACCAGGTATCGTGGTCAATTTTAAGTGTATAGATCATGATGCAAATATTCACTACGAGCTTTTCTGGTAGTGCAATCCTGTGGGTCTCAACCCTGTGTCGATCGAAACCTGGGCGTTTCTCTACATAAAACTCCAGTTCTAGACCTAAAAACGATTCAGACTAATTTTTCTTTGTCAGGAATGATGGAAGCGTTGCAATTTCACCCTGATCTAATTGATGCAGCCGTACCTTAAAAGATAGAAAGACATCGTTAATAGAACGCCAATAGAACGCCAATAGAACGCAAACGGATGGAAATCAGAGAGTTTCAACAATTTTCGTAACTCCCAATCATTTTATTTACTAACCAGCAATATTTGATCTTGCATTCCGAACTGCCCTCATCCCCCAACCCCTGCTCGTACAATATGCTTGCGTTGAGGACGACTTCCCTGGGAGAAATGCACAAACTTTTGTGAATAAATCCGGAGGTTACTGAGAACCCGTGCATAACCGAAATAGGAATGATATGTGAAGCTGTAAGGCAGCGAATCTATTTGGGCAATCACCTGCATGGGCGATTGTTTAGACGAAAGGTCAAAGAGTAATCTTGTAAACCGTTTGAGCCGCGCTCAAATTTCTACCGCATAAAATTCCAGGTGCTTGATTGGATGCAGATCCATTTAAGCGTGAGCAGGAATCATCAATGATGAACCGCGATCGTCACCATTAACCAACCGCAGATCAGGACGGTTTCGTTACTCAAAAACACGTGTAAGTTTGAAGGAATTCAATATGTCTGTTTTAACCGGAACGGTGCAAAGTGCGTCGTCAGGTTTAGTTGGCTTTGACACCGATACAAAGTTGGATTTGACAACTGCCAAACTCTTTCGCCAGAGCGGGTATTATTTTTGCCTGCGATACATCTCCCTGGCAACGGAAGATGATGATGATTTAGATCACGATGAAGCTCAGGCAATTCTGGATGCAGGGTTAGCCCTGATGCCCGTGCAGCACGTTCGATATGCTGGATGGATGCCTGATGAATCAATGGGTGCCCAAACAGGGCAAGCCGCAGCGGACAATGCCATTCACGTAGGCTTTCCATCAAAAGTTAATGTCTGGCTTGATTTGGAGGGAATTAGCTCCGACGCCACAGCGGCTACCGTCGTTGCCTACTGCAACAGTTGGTATGATGCCGTTGCCCAGGTTGGATATCTACCTGGACTTTACGTAGGTGCTAATTCAATTCTTGACAGTCAACAGCTTTATAACGATTTGAAGTTTCAACACTACTGGCATTCCCTCAGCATCGTGCCAAATGTGGCAGTACGAGGTTATCAAATGATCCAATCGGATGGCGGTACGGTGCATGGGGTTGGCATTGATAAAAACCTGACTCAAGCCGATGCCAGCCAGGGCCAGGTGCAGTGGTTGATTCAGCAGGGATAGGGTTTAGCAGCGCTAAATCGTTTCAGTCTATGTCTTATTTTTCAGAGGATGAATCCGATGATTTCAACGACTCTTTGTTTAGAGTGTCGATCGCTGTGTGCGAGCGTCGCTGCTTATGGAATTGATCCAACGGGCAAATATATTCCCCTAAACCCCTATTACCATGCCGTTGGGTTTCTTGCCCCACCTGTTGCATTTGCAGCCGGAGACGATGATATCGATGCCTGCCTGGTGGGTACAACCGATCAGGGTGTGGTGCTTGCATTCCGTGGCACGATCCCGCCAGACATTCATGATCAACAAAGTCTGCTGGACTGGATCAGTGATTTAACTGCTGAACCGATCGCGGTACCTGGGATTCCAGGCAAAGTGCATGAAGGTTTCTGGGAAGATTTGTCAACCCTGTGGGAACCTGTGGTGAAGGAGATTAAACAACAAATGAATGCGAGTGGGAAATCATTGCCGCTTTATATCACAGGTCACAGTAAAGGGGGTGCCCTATCCAGTCTGGCGGCATTTCGGCTCAAGCTACAGGAAGGCATTGTTCCCACGGCTGTTTACACCTATGCTTCTCCCCATCCAGGGGATACCACCTTTGCCAGCCAATATCAATTAGTGATTCCCAATCACATCCGTTATGAATACGGCAATGACATCGTTCCCCACGTCGTTCCCGATGCGGCATTTATTGATGCGATCGCTCAGATTCCTGAATTGGGCAAATTCTTTAAAGGCATGGAAACCTGGGATTACAGCCCGGTTGGTACGCTCAAGTTTATCCAATGGGATAAGAAAACCATTGACAGTGATTCTCTAGAACTCGATGTAGAACGGCTAGCTAGACTGGTTGGGGCGATCGCAGAATGCCGCTTTGAGGCGATCATCGCTGCCCATTCAGCAAGTTGTGGAAGTGGTTATATGAGTGGAGTCTGTCCATCGGGGGTCTGTGTATAACAGTCCCTGCCCTGCTCAAAGTTGTATCGGTAGAACCGGATGATGGGACATTTCCCGCTGTTGGATATTGCCATTGGTCTGACGTTGATTTATACCTTCTTAAGTTTGCTGGTCTCAGAGTTAACAGAATTCATGACGACTCTGTTGCGATGGCGAGCGCATCACCTACAGCAGGGCATAATGACGCTGTTAGGTGAATCGTTGGCTCTCAGGTATCATCCCGATCAATTTAAGAACACGGTGACTGGCAAACTGTACTATAGTTCCTTGATTGCTTCTATCACCCAGCGAACAAGACAGTACAGGCGATTCGTCGGTCCTTCCTACATTCCCTCAACGGTGTTTGCTGATGCACTGCTTGAAGTTTTGCAGACTCTACCTGAGGTTGAACGTCAACAACCTCAACTGCAACAGGGGGTGGATCAATCTATGAGCGAACTGGCTCGGTTGATGGCTAAAGTGGAGAATTCAGACCAGCTCCCTGCTCGCTTAAAAGACAACTTGAAGCGGTTAGCGAATCGAACTCAAATGCAGGCTAAATCGACTGAACTGCAAATGGAACAGTTTAGGCATGAAATTGCGTTCTGGTATGAACATTCAATGGAGCGGCTGTCTGGGGCATACCGCCGTAAGGTTAAAGCGTTTACAGTTCTAATGGGTTCCATTCTGGCAATTCTAATTAATGCCGATTCTCTGTATATGCTCAGGAGAATCAGCGAAAACACAGCAACGCGATCGGTGATTGTTCAGAATGCAGTTCAGATTCAGGGATGTCAGGAGGATCTCAGTTCAGCACAATGTATGAACAAAATGGCGAAGTTATTAGATAGCACCACCGTTCCGATCGGCTGGCATCCGGTCAATTTTCAACAGCAGTTCCCCCAATTCAATCCGATTGTTCTGCTGAAGGTATTTCTCGGCTGGTTGTTGACAGGCATTGCGATTTCAATGGGATCTCGCTTCTGGTTTCAAATTCTTGATCAACTTGTTCACGTTCGTGAAACCGGAGAAAAACCAACTGCACTAGAAAAGCAGTAATACTAATTTGACGTGAAAACGCGACAAATCTGGTAGGGCGTTTGGCCAAACGATCTTACAGGATGTTGCTGTGTCATGAAGACTATTTAATTTGGGATAACCACAAGATCTAGAGGAGTGAAATCACTGTAATTAAATAGCCACCAGATCAGGGACATTTAGCAGTTCTCATCCCAAGAAAGTTTCAACCTCGGAGCAATACGTGGAGAAATTTCCTCTGCTGGATATTATCATTGGACTGTCCTTGATTTATACATTTTTAAGTCTGCTTGCATCGGGGCTGGTAGAATTTGTTGTCGTAGTTTTACGATGGAGAACCCAATATCTGAAGCAAATTATTATCACTTTGATGGGTGAATCTTTAGAACGAGGTGATGATCCAGACCAATTCAAAAATACGATCGCAGGCAAGCTTCTGGATAGTTCACAAATTATCTCTGCAACTCAGCCTATCAATCGACGCAATCGCTCGATCGTCCTGCCTGAAGTTTCTCCCCAGGTATTTGCAAATGCACTGCTGGATGTTTTGCAAAGTTTGCCCCAACCCGATGATCCAGGGACAAACCACAAATCAGCTCCTACAGAGGCAATCGTCCAGCTCAAGGCGATCATTCGATCCTCTCCAGATTTGTCCCCCCAGTTGAAAGAAAATTTACAGCGAATCATCGATCGTGCTCAAAGTATAGAACCTAATTCTGAATACCAATTGTTGCGTGTGAAGTATGAGATTGGTCTTTGGTTTAGCCATGCAATGGTACTAGCACCCAACACCTATAAACTCCATTTCAAAATGGTTTCATTTTTCGTCAGTTTAGGGCTGGTGATGGCAATCAATGTTGATTCACTTTATATCATTAGAAGAATTAGCGAAAATACGGCAACGCGGGCAGTGATTTTGCAAAATGCAACTCGAATTCAGGGATGCCAGAATAGCCTTAATTCACCAAGATGTAAAGAACACATTTCCTTGCTGATGGAGAGTACTACCCTCCCGATCGGATGGCAGGCTTCAAATCGACGGAAACAGTTTGCTCAACTCAACCACATCATTATTTTGAGAACGATCGGCGGTTGGTTTCTGACCAGTCTTGCCGTTGCCATGGGGTCTCACTTCTGGCTGCGGCTTCTCAGGCAGTTTAGTGCTTTTTGGAGCAAAGACCGCAAACCCAATTAACTGATCTCAACTGCGCCCAATGCTTTCAAGGTTGCGGTTTGAGCTTCAGTTAAACCCATCACGCCCGTAATATTCATCCCTTCGTAGGGGCGATCAACTTGAAGAATTTGGGTGCATTTACCTGTGTCAACTTCCCAGATTCGAATCAGGTCATCGGCTCCACAACTGGCAAGCAAATGTCCAGTGGGTTGCCACGCCACAGCCCAGAGGGAGTTGGTATGTCCTTCAAGTCGCTGTAGACACTGACCTGTTTTCACATCCCAGATCTGAACCGTCGAGTCGCCACCCCCACAGGCAACCCTTTGTCCATCTGGACTCCAGGCAATAGAGAAGATCCGCATTTGACTGACCGACAACACCTTCAAACACTCCCCCGTTTGAGCATCCCAGAGTCGCGTCGTTCCATCCTCACTGCCCGTTGCCAACACGTGTCCATCAGGGTTCCAGGCAACAGACCAAATCCAGCTATTATGCCCCGACAATTTTTTGAAACCTAAGGTGTGGTTATCGCTGCCGCTAGCGATAACCACACCATCGGGACTCCATGCCAGTGCCCAGATGCAATTGCTCTGCCCCCGTAACTTTTTGAAGCAGTCACCCGTGGCAATATTCCATAATCGGATGATGTAGTCATCTGAACCAGCGGCAAGGGTTTGACCATCGGGACTCCAGACCAAGGTCCAGATCGTGTTGCAGTGCCCCTGCCAGGATAAAAGTAACTGACCATCAACCGCCCGGCGCACAAAAATACTGCCGCTCCCGTCCCCATTCGCCAACCATTTGCCATCCGGACTGAAGGCAAGGGAGAACGAAATTTTAACGATTTGGGTGAATAAGGTTGCTTCAAATTGACTATTTTGAAAATTGACGGATTGAAGCCACTGTCCCTGAAGCTGGGCATTTCGCAGGGTAAGCTGGGAAAAGTCATAGCCGGTCAGATCAATTTGCAAATGGCAGGAAAGATTAATCAGATTACCTGAGGCATACACCATTGAAGTAGACTGATTTTGCAGCAGCCTGAGAATTTCCTGCAATTGTGTTTCAATTTTCGCTGGTGTCTCGATTTTAGTTTGCAATTGAGTGGCAACACCTGTCACAATTAACCGCTGCTGGGTTTCTCTGATGTATTCTTTGGCATTTGTTTTGAGTAACGCATGATTGCCCAAGACATCGATCGTTTGATTAGCGATTTCATTTCCTACCTGCTCTACTAATGCATCCGTGACATATTCCATGACGATAGGCTGGAGCGTATAGCTTCCCTGTCGTCGTTCAATTAAATTTCGCCAGCTTAAAGATTCCAGCACCTCCAGCAGTTTAGCGCGGGGCACTGGAGGGGCTGTATCTGTGGACAACTCTGCGATCGTCGTCCATTCTCGGTTGATGGCTAACCAACGCATGATGCTTTGTTCTAAGGTGGAGAGCCGCTCAAACTGTTGCTCTAGCAACCGTCGAATCCCGCTGAACAGAACCACTTCTTGCTTAAGAAATTCTTCAATGTCGCCATCTAATAGATCCTGAATTGAACTGGCAACAATTTTCAACGCGAATGGATTGCAACTATACCGTTCTGCTAACTGTTGTTTCTGCCCTGGAGAACCGAACAATCCCCTATTCTCCAGCAATGCCCGCGCCGTTGTCCATGATCCAGCAACCGGGAAAGTTTGCACGGTCTGGTTGCCTTCCATTGCCGCCACTTCAGCCAGTTTTTCTCGGCTGGTAAGCAGGACACAGCTCTGGTGCTGCACTTCTCCAAGCAGCTTGAACAGTTCGCTGTAATTCTCATAACCCGGACGATACTGCCCGGCGCGATTGCCTTCCTGAAAAAGGGTTTCGACATTATCCAAAATCACCAAACATCGGTGCGATCGCAGCCAGAACAGCAACCGTCCAATGTCGGCTTTGCTGTCCTGCTGGTCAGACAAAAATGGCACCAGATCCGCCAGCAGGGATTCCAGCGGTGGGGCATTTCGCAGCGATCGCCAAATCACATACTCAAAGTTAGCCTGCACCATTTGAGCCAGTTTGACCGATAGAGCTGTCTTGCCCATGCCACCCATGCCCAACAGCAGAATCATGCGATAGCGATCTTGAACCATCCACTGTTGCAGCGTTGCAATTTCCGTTTCCCGACCGTAGAAGATAGAAATATCAATGGCTTCACCCCAGTCGCAGTTGGTAGTCGGAGTATGGAAGTCCCCTGAATCGGTCAGCGAGATGAAGCTTGAGTTTGCCTTCCCTTCCGCGGGTGGTTCTGTCTTGAGCCGATCCCATTGGCGATCGCAACCGGCTCGAATACGCTCGTATAATTCGGTTGTTTCTGCCATTGGCTCGACGTTAAATTCATCTGCCAGAATTTGACGGCAGCTTTCATATTGCGTCAGAGCTGCCTGGCGCTGCCCCGTACAGGCAAAAAAAAGCATTTGCTGTTGATGGGCAGTCTCCCGCCACGGATCGAACGCCAATAGCTTACGGGTAACCGTTAATCCGGCAGCATAATCCTGTTGCTGAAGGTACTGTTCAGCTAAGCTATGTAAGCCGTCGATCGCCAACTCCCGTAACCGTTCCCGCTCCATCAGTGCCCAGTTTTCAAATTCCGGCGCGTCCGGCACATAGAACCCCTCCAAAAAGTCTCCCTGGTATTGAGTCACTGCTTCAGAGAGAAACTGGAGGTTGGTGGTTTTGGGGTGGGTTGCGATCGCCTGAATCACTTCCACGTCCAGGCAATAAGGGCATTCTCGATTAAATTCAATAGTTTGCCGGGTAATGATCAGGTGCGACCCGACCAGTTGCCGCAGGTTGGGCAGCACTGTTCGCAGATTCTTCAGTGATTGACTGGATGGCATATTCTGCCAGAACAGCTCTGCCAGCATTTCACGGCTATGCAGTTTGCCAGTTACGGCAATATAGATCAATAATGCTTGCGCCTTACGGCTAATAAAGTGGGTGAGCGGCTGTCCATCCAGGCTGATTTGGGGGGAACCCAGGAGTTTTAAAGTTAAATTTTGATACACGAATAACATTACCTTTTGTTAAAAGGGGCTGACAGATACAGTCCTGAAATCATTCGTGAGTATAGGCGCGAAGGGGTTTTTCCCCGTATAGGGTTAAACCCCCGCATTTTAGTGATGCTTTAAGTAAACGCCAGTAGAATGCAGTTTTTGTAACGAATGGTTAATTTGAATGGTTGGCAGGAAGGTTGATAAGGTTCTTTTTTGAGGTTTTGAACCCTCAAAAGATGCCTGTCAGATTGCTAACGTCCACCCTGAACCAGTCTCTACCCTGTAAAGGAATCTGGAATGAAATAAAATAAAGGTTTTATTTTTGAAGAACGGTAGTATTAATTTTTACAGGGGTAATCCCCAATGTCAGGACAAGGTAGCCCACCTGAGCCTTACGAAATGTTGCGAATTGACCTGGATAGGCTGCCGCTGTCGGCTGACTCAGATTCTGCCCACGCCTGCCCCATCTCCGGGAAGTCCCCTCCTTACAGAGGATGGGGGATTTCTTCTACAGGAGTCCTGACACCGTTGGCGATCGCTTGGCGTTTGATGGGCGACCCTTAGGCGATCGCTTTTTATAACTGTTTAGGTTGCATCAAATGTGCCAACCAGCAGGAGGGCTGAACTGTGGCGAAACATTTGGCCCCCTATCGAACCTATATCATTCGCTGTTGGGAAGAACAACGTTCTCAATCAAGCACCAGTATCTACCGTTTCACGTTGGAGATTCCTGCCACTGGAGAGCGATTTGGGTTCACCCAATCGCAGAAATTAATTCAAGCATTGGAGCTTGCCCTTGCCCACATTCAGACCCAGACAGAGCCAGATGCCGCTCTAGAGGATGAACCTGATTAGATCTTCTAGGGCGTGCTTTAAAACCTTCGGGTTCGTTTCCTTGACGCTTGGTGATCCCCCTAAATCCCCCTTAAAAAGGGGGACTTTGAATGGTTTGGCTCCCTCCTTTTTAAGGAAGGTTGGGGAGGATCAAGGGTTTTAAAACACTGCTTAGTGTTTTGCCAGGGCGCTCATGGGTAATGCGCTGAAGGGAAGGAGGGTGAACAGGTGGGAGAGTACGAAAACTTAACTTAGAAGGAGAAAGCAACCATGAAAACCCTGGCTACCCCTACAATCGAGGCTGTTTCTGATACTCTGTCCTCTGTTTCTGTTGCTCAGGTGAGTGCAGGCAATATTTCAACCCAAAATCGCTTAATGGCAGCACTTCAAATGAATCCTCAGAAGGTGTCTGCCCCCAATGATCCGGCGATCGCCGCTTTACTGCAATCCTTAAACGCTTCACCTAAATTTAGGCAACGGGCAAATGGTAATCGGCGTGCCAGACGCAGCATTCGGATTAAGCGAATGTATCCGAAGTCCCATCTTCGTACTCAAAGACACGCGAAAGGATTTGGGTGGAAGCTGACGCAGACGACCAATCCGCCGAACCATCCAAATCATCCAAATCATCCAAATCATCCGAATCATCCAAATCACCCGCACCATCCAAACTGCTCGGATGATTCTAAGGTGCTGCGTTCCCATGCGGCTCAAACTGCCATCGATCGCTACAGTAATGCCGATTCTCTGATTGAAGGCATTCAGCCTACTTTTACCCAAATTGC is part of the Kovacikia minuta CCNUW1 genome and encodes:
- a CDS encoding WD40 domain-containing protein, with protein sequence MLFVYQNLTLKLLGSPQISLDGQPLTHFISRKAQALLIYIAVTGKLHSREMLAELFWQNMPSSQSLKNLRTVLPNLRQLVGSHLIITRQTIEFNRECPYCLDVEVIQAIATHPKTTNLQFLSEAVTQYQGDFLEGFYVPDAPEFENWALMERERLRELAIDGLHSLAEQYLQQQDYAAGLTVTRKLLAFDPWRETAHQQQMLFFACTGQRQAALTQYESCRQILADEFNVEPMAETTELYERIRAGCDRQWDRLKTEPPAEGKANSSFISLTDSGDFHTPTTNCDWGEAIDISIFYGRETEIATLQQWMVQDRYRMILLLGMGGMGKTALSVKLAQMVQANFEYVIWRSLRNAPPLESLLADLVPFLSDQQDSKADIGRLLFWLRSHRCLVILDNVETLFQEGNRAGQYRPGYENYSELFKLLGEVQHQSCVLLTSREKLAEVAAMEGNQTVQTFPVAGSWTTARALLENRGLFGSPGQKQQLAERYSCNPFALKIVASSIQDLLDGDIEEFLKQEVVLFSGIRRLLEQQFERLSTLEQSIMRWLAINREWTTIAELSTDTAPPVPRAKLLEVLESLSWRNLIERRQGSYTLQPIVMEYVTDALVEQVGNEIANQTIDVLGNHALLKTNAKEYIRETQQRLIVTGVATQLQTKIETPAKIETQLQEILRLLQNQSTSMVYASGNLINLSCHLQIDLTGYDFSQLTLRNAQLQGQWLQSVNFQNSQFEATLFTQIVKISFSLAFSPDGKWLANGDGSGSIFVRRAVDGQLLLSWQGHCNTIWTLVWSPDGQTLAAGSDDYIIRLWNIATGDCFKKLRGQSNCIWALAWSPDGVVIASGSDNHTLGFKKLSGHNSWIWSVAWNPDGHVLATGSEDGTTRLWDAQTGECLKVLSVSQMRIFSIAWSPDGQRVACGGGDSTVQIWDVKTGQCLQRLEGHTNSLWAVAWQPTGHLLASCGADDLIRIWEVDTGKCTQILQVDRPYEGMNITGVMGLTEAQTATLKALGAVEIS